In Corvus cornix cornix isolate S_Up_H32 chromosome 4A, ASM73873v5, whole genome shotgun sequence, one genomic interval encodes:
- the LOC104691348 gene encoding fibronectin type-III domain-containing protein 3a-like, with the protein MMADQPPPLEATPLLNEVPLLPHMVNGDSIQQVILVQVNPGETFTITTEDGHIQCIQGPAHVPMMSPNGSMPPIFVPPGYVSQVVEENGVRRVVVVPHSGEFHPSMHPPPPPHVPHYMHHPHALLPPPPHPVFPAVPGTGELPPQFIHQHPPPHVFQEQEPRSHGRTNFIQRDERSLKMQEHLKKRLKDRQASGHTNNKLNSPPSSPHKVLNSSNATIPNGNGKAQQGAVGALKQKQIGKTKGSPEAEMGESDTESKKCDTHLSIGKPVVSDIQARSAVLSWNLPVSSQNGESHSHSPAAFTFEVAISNSGKNGKFKSVYVGEELTITLPDLRPATDYHARVSATSSSIKETISELVSFTTESCEPDCPAAPKLINRTKNSLSLQWKSSNDNGSKITNFLLEWDEGKNGPFKECYYGHLKQYKLTRLTPSTRYSLRLAAKNDIGMSGFSETVTFGTAGVVPPAPAPPTLLEAGVTWMALAWSPPAGVASDDSLTYSLDMEEEGSGYGFQPQYNGDELSCTLRNLRRSTSYKFRLFAYNSEGKSSPSEVVEHSTKPDRPGAPSKPVVKGKIHPHSVRVTWEPPKDNGGSDISKYFLEISEASVGGRWEPIYSGAQREHVCDHLRPGTSYRLRVSCASKGGESQASDVTTVTTAAVPPGPCPAPALVGKAKPKEVTLQWGPPAVDGGSEITEYLLEMASSEQEERRVVYQGPAAEFGVTNLLPGRTYCFWLRAGNKVGFGPYSEKAELCTAPGPPEQCCKPLITCKSATCAVVSWESPACNGAEITEYRLDWGQVEGSMHIIYTGPCQSYEVKGLTPATTYYCRVQAVNVAGVGLFGDTSVVSTPPSVPAAVAVLHLLEEDQMEISPPFSTCLAIQWEEPCCHGAEITGYNIEYGEKQLVTVGRNTTHVLENLLPDTLYRIRIQAFNSFGVGPFSHSMKAKTKPLPPDPPHLECVVFSYQSLKLKWGEGPSRALIPNPTQFNLQMEDRFGRFVTVYNGPCHTYKVQRLSESTTYHFRIQAYNDAGEGAFSEVCAFTTTKSPPAPLKAPKAIQLEENTFEITWEPLQPMKGDSIVYILQLAAGREFDQVYKGPEPWFRLPAAQTNCEYRARVCAGRQCHDLPGCPELYGPYSPSAVFCCQRREPGPAAAQPGAELAQSGKRLHEERVIAIALLCGFAVVAILFAVVIQYFVIK; encoded by the exons GTGATTCTTGTCCAGGTAAACCCAGGTGAAACATTTACAATTACAACTGAAGATGGACACATTCAGTGCATTCAAG GTCCAGCACATGTCCCTATGATGTCACCAAACGGTTCCATGCCGCCGATTTTTGTGCCTCCCGGTTACGTATCTCAG GTGGTGGAAGAAAATGGAGTTCGGAGAGTGGTGGTGGTGCCCCACTCAGGGGAATTCCATCCTTCCATgcatcctccccctcctccccacgTGCCCCATTATATGCACCACCCCCACGCCCTgctcccaccccccccccaccccgtgTTCCCCGCGGTGCCCGGCACAGGAGAGCTCCCACCCCAgttcatccaccagcacccgCCACCACACGTGTTCCAGGAGCAAG AACCTCGTTCCCATGGAAGGACAAACTTCATCCAGAGGGATGAGAGGAGTCTCAAAATGCAGGAACACCTCAAGAAGAGACTAAAGGACAGACAAGCCAGTGGTCACACCAACAATAAACTGAACAGCCCTCCCTCCTCACCACATAAAGTCCTTAATTCTTCCAATGCCACAATTCCCAATGGGAATGGAAAGGCACAGCAAGGGGCAGTTGGAGCACTAAAGCAGAAGCAgataggaaaaacaaagggcAGTCCAGAGGCAGAGATGGGAG AATCTGACACAGAATCCAAGAAATGTGATACTCACTTGAGCATTGGCAAGCCAGTC GTTTCTGATATACAAGCAAGATCAGCCGTTCTGTCCTGGAATCTCCCAGTTAGTTCACAGAATGGAGAGAGCCATAGTCATAGTCCAGCAGCATTTACATTTGAAGTAGCAATATCCAACAGtggtaaaaatggaaaatttaaatcTGTCTATGT TGGGGAGGAATTAACAATTACACTTCCTGATCTCAGACCAGCCACTGATTATCATGCCAG AGTTTCAGCAACCAGCAGTTCCATCAAAGAAACCATTTCAGAACTGGTGAGCTTCACTACAGAGAGCTGTGAGCCAGACTGTCCAGCTGCCCCTAAACTGATTAACAGAACCAAAAACAGCCTGAGCTTGCAGTGGAAG tcctCAAATGACAATGGTTCCAAAAtaactaattttcttttagaatgGGATGAG GGGAAGAATGGCCCCTTCAAGGAGTGTTACTACGGGCACCTGAAGCAGTACAAGCTCACCAGGCTCACTCCCTCCACCAGATACTCCCTGAGACTGGCTGCTAAAAACGACATTGGAATGAG TGGGTTCAGTGAGACGGTGACGTTTGGCACGGCCGGGGTGGTGCCGCCAGCCCCGGCGCCGCCCACGCTGCTGGAAGCGGGGGTGACCTGGATGGCCCTGGCATGGAGCCCTCCTGCAGGAGTGGCCTCGGATGACTCCCTCACCTACAGCCTGGACATGGAGGAAGAAGGCTCT ggCTATGGATTCCAGCCCCAGTACAATGGAGATGAGCTCTCATGCACTTTAAGAAACCTGAGGAGGAGTACATCCTATAAGTTCAGG CTCTTTGCCTACAACAGTGAAGGAAAGAGCAGCCCCAGTGAGGTGGTGGagcacagcaccaaacctgaccGGCCCGGAGCCCCGAGTAAACCTGTTGTAAAGGGCAAGATCCATCCCCACAGTGTGAGAGTCACGTGGG AACCCCCCAAGGATAACGGAGGATCAGACATTTCTAAATACTTTCTGGAAATCTCCGAGGCATCAGTTG gagggaggtgggagcCCATTTACAGCGGAGCCCAGCGGGAGCACGTCTGTGACCACCTCAGGCCTGGCACCTCCTACAGACTGCGAGTGTCCTGTGCCAGTAAAGGTGGGGAGAGCCAG GCCTCTGATGTCACGACTGTCACGACGGCGGCCGTTCCCCCCGGGCCTTGTCCCGCCCCGGCCCTGGTGGGCAAAGCCAAGCCCAAGGAAGTCACTTTGCAGTGGG GCCCCCCAGCTGTGGATGGAGGCTCTGAGATCACAGAGTATCTCCTGGAGATGGCCAGCTCGGAGCAGGAAGAGCGTAGGGTGGTTTATCAGGGCCCAGCAGCTGAGTTTGGAGTGACCAACCTGCTTCCAGGGAGAACCTACTGCTTCTGGCTCCGGGCAGGGAACAAAGTTGGG tttggCCCCTACTCTGAGAAGGCAGAGCTTTGCACTGCTCCAGGACCCcctgagcagtgctgcaaaCCCCTGATAACCTGCAAAAGTGCAACTTGTGCTGTGGTGTCGTGGGAG AGCCCGGCATGCAACGGAGCAGAAATCACCGAGTACAGGCTGGACTGGGGCCAGGTGGAGGGGTCCATGCACATCATCTACACTGGCCCCTGCCAGAGCTATGAGGTCAAGGGGCTCACACCTGCAACCACCTATTACTGCAGAGTCCAG GCTGTGAACGTGGCTGGGGTGGGGCTGTTTGGGGACACGAGCGTGGTGAGCACCCCCCCATCCGTGCCTGCAGCCGTGGCTGTGCTCCACTTACTTGAAGAGGATCAGATGGAaatttcccctcctttctccaCGTGCCTTGCAATCCAGTGGGAAGAGCCCTGCTGCCACGGGGCAGAGATCACAGGCTACAACATCGAGTatggggaaaagcagctggtCACTGTGGGGAGAAACACAACCCATGTCCTTGAGAATCTGCTGCCTGACACCCTGTACAG GATCAGGATACAGGCCTTCAACAGCTTTGGAGTCGGTCCTTTCAGTCATTCCAtgaaagccaaaaccaaaccactaccTCCTGACCCTCCCCACCTGGAATGTGTGGTCTTCAGCTACCAGAGCCTTAAACTGAAATGGGGAGAAGGGCCCAGCAGAGCTTTAATTCCCAACCCTACACAGTTCAACCTGCAGATGGAGGACAGGTTTGGCAG GTTTGTGACAGTCTATAATGGTCCCTGTCACACCTACAAGGTGCAGAGGCTCAGCGAATCCACCACGTACCATTTCCGCATCCAGGCGTACAACGACGCTGGGGAAGGAGCCTTCTCGGAGGTCTGTGCTTTCACCACCACCAAGTCTCCACCTGCACCTCTGAAAG cacCCAAAGCGAttcagctggaagaaaacacttttgaaATCACATGGGAGCCTCTACAGCCGATGAAAGGAGATTCCATTGTTTACATCCTTCAGCTTGCTGCTGGCAGAGAGTTTGATCAG GTGTACAAGGGCCCGGAGCCGTGGTTCCGGCTGCCGGCCGCGCAGACGAACTGTGAGTACCGCGCGCGCGTCTGCGCCGGCCGCCAGTGCCACGACCTGCCGGGCTGCCCGGAGCTCTACGGCCCCTACAGCCCCAGCGCCGTGTTCTGCTGCCAGCGCCGCGAGCCGGGCCCCGCCGCAGCCCAGCCCGGCGCCGAGCTGGCGCAGAGCGGGAAGCGGCTGCACGAGGAGCGCGTCATCGCCATCGCGCTGCTCTGCGGCTTCGCCGTGGTCGCCATCCTCTTCGCCGTGGTCATCCAGTACTTCGTCATCAAGTAG